In Lentimicrobiaceae bacterium, the DNA window TCTGTGGCATTTTCAGCAACAAAAAGGCACCGTTAAAAAAACTGTAAAGCACAAAAACAAAATCAGCGAACTTCTGAGTCCGGCATACCGGAAAATTTTTATTCTGGCGCTGGTACTTGCCATCTTCGACATGACTGCTTACTGGCTTACCTATTCGTGGATGCCCGGCTACCTGCACCACGAACGTAATTTTACAATGACCAAATCAGCCATCTGGATTTTAGTTACCCAAAGTGGAGGTTTTGTGGGATATTTCTTTTTCGGATTCATCGCCGACCGCCTGGGGCGCCGCCCGGCGTACAGCATCTATTCGGTAATTATGGCAGCCGGACTGCTGATGATCACGGTTTTTTGGAAAAATATAGAGATGTACCCTTCAATCATCCTTGGTTTTATGTTCCTTGTAGGCTTCGGAACCGGGATGTTTGGCGGTTACGGTTCGCTGTTTGCCGAACTCTTTCCTACGCACATCCGTAGCACTGCCATGGGAACAGCCTTTAACCTGGCACGGGGCATTCAGTTTTTTACCCCTGTGATAATTGCCACTATTGCCATCCGTTACGGATTGGGAGGCGGAATTGCCCTCGCTTCGCTGTTTGCCCTGCTTACCGGCATCTGGATTTGGACATTCCCTGAAACCAAAGGGAAAAAACTGCATCCTGAGTAGAACAGACAACCCAAGCTGAATATAAATTCTGTACTTTTGCCCGTAATTAATCCGCTGTTATGTTCGGGTCGTGGTTTTCTTTTAAAAAAAATGGGTTGCTTATAATGGCTTTGCTGTTTACCACATGCATCGTTGCACAGGGGCAAAAAAGAATCCGCCTGGTACAGGCTGACGAACTCAGTTACGACAAAATGCTGGGAGATGAAGTGCGCAGAGTAAAAGGAAATGTACAGTTTGAACACGAAGGAGCTTACCTCTATTGCGATAGCGCCCTCCTTGACGAAAAAACCAACAATGTTACCTGCTTCAGCCGTATTCACATCAAATCGAGCGATACGCTGAATTTGTATGGCGACATGCTTACCTACAACGGCGATACCCGCATTGCAGATATCACAGGAAAGGTAAAACTGATTGACAACCAAACCGTCCTTACAACAACCCATCTTATTTTCGACCGCAACACGCAAATTGCCAAATACGAAGTCGGTGGAGTGATCATCAATAAAGAAAATAAGCTCATAAGCCGGATTGGACATTACTACACCCAACAAAAAGAATTCTTTTTTAAGGAAAGAGTGGTGCTTACCAACCCGGATTATGTTGTGAATTCCGATACGTTGAAGTACAACACTCTTTCGCGTACCGCTTTTTTTTGCGGACCTTCAACCATCAAAGGCAAAAAAAACTTTATCTATTGCGAAAATGGCTGGTACGACACCCGTAACGACGTTTCCCGTTTCAGCAAAAAAGCCTACTTTATCAACGGCGATCAATTGCTGAAGGGCGACAGCCTGTATTACGACCGCACCAATGGAATAGGAAAAGGATTCAATAATGTATCCATTACCGATACCGTACAAAATATCATCATCCGGGGTAACCTGGGTAATTATTATGAAAAATCCGGTTTTGCCACCATGACCGACAGTGCATATGCCATACTTATTGATAAAAACGATTCATTATTCCTGCACTCCGACACCCTGAAAGCTACTTTCGACAGTTTGCGCACAACCAAAGCCCTTTATTCCTTTCATTCGGCAAAATTTTTTCGTAACGACCTGCAGGGAATGTGTGACTCGTTGGTATATACCATCAGCGACAGTCTGCTTACACTCTACCACAAACCTGTACTGTGGTCGCAAGCAAATCAACTTACCGCCGACACCATCTGTATTCTGATAAAAAACAGGCAAATTTCTGAATTGCTGATGTATAACGCGGCTTTCATCATTTCAAAAGACACGCTGAAAGGATACAACCAGATAAAAGGCAGAAATATGCATGGTTATTTCAGAAATAACGACCTGGTAAAAGTAACGGTGGAAGGTAATGCCGAAACCATTTACTGGATACGCGAAGACGACGGGGCACTTATTGGGATAAACAAAGCCGTTTCGGGAAATATGGACATCCGTATCAAAGAAAACAAGGTAAAAAAAATAACCTATATCGGTCAGCCCAAAGAAACCCTTTTCCCCGAAAAAGACCTTCTTGAGCCAGACCTTTATCTCCGCGATTTCAAATGGCTCGAAAAAAGCAGACCCCTGAAAAAGGAAGATATTTTTGGTAAGGAAATAGGAGTTGGAAATTAAGGGGTTGGCAGTACGATAAATCACAACAAAATTCTGAAAACTGTCCGGATTATTGATTTAAAAAGGATAGGTTTAAAAAAGGCAAACCAGTTTGGCGACAAAATCCTCGACTTGGTAAATACTTACCGCGAGGAAAAAGGGATAGTAGAATTGGAATGCGGCAGATTTGTCCCAGAGTTTACGTATTCATGCTCTTCGGTTTATATCGAAGAACCATTTTTACGATTGTTTTGTTAGAATGTTCTTCAATATAAGCCGGAATGCAAGCATTTTATAACGTAAAGTAGAGAGCCTGTTTCGTACTTTTTCGTTGATAACGAATTGTTTAAACAAACTCATAACGTTGTATGCAATAGTCATTAACAGCAAACAAGCTTCAGTGTCATCAAACCCGTTTTGATTCATTTTATCCAATCCGTATAAACTTTGCATTTAAGGTTAAAAACAAAAAATGTTACCGGGTTGGTTGAGAAGCTGAAACCTTTATTAAGCCTTGTAAATTAAAATTCTAACTGGCACATCTCAACTGAAAGAGGGCAGAGGACTAATACGCAAAATAGAGATTCTTCTATGGCTCTGTTTTATTCACCTCTGCTCTTTCCGGTTAACTATTTTATAAAAAAGTAATATCTCCTTATTGATTTGCAAAGCAATCACGCAAAACGACTGTTTCCGCAAATTAAAAAAAATTTACCTGCTTGTTCTGAATTTGTATATTTTTTCGTACCTTTACAATGTAAAAAAAATTCCTTGTTATGAAACACTTATTTTTATTATTCGGATTGTTTGTATCCGGTTTTAGCCTGTTTGCACAGGACGACAGTATCTTTGCCACGGTAGAGGGAAACGCAGTTACCATATGGCATACCAATGTAAATCGAAACTGTGGCTCAATGTACGATATGCAATATTTACTCAACGATTATCACCTTTTTGTTTACGAAAAGGATACAGGTGCAATGGCATTTTGTTATTGTTATTTCGATTTAAGCCTTACCATTGATTCGCTTAGCACTGGCAACTACGATGTTGACGTTTATGGCATCAACTTCGGTAACGATACCATCGCCGACGATACGGTTTATTATGGCTCTACGGGCTTCAGCATTACTGCCGGGCAGGGAATGCCATTCCGCTTGGCTTCTTACCAAAGCACCTGCCAGAGTAGTTCGGTAGAAGAAACCCCGCATGGAAACGGGAATGCACTATTGATTTTTCCCAACCCGGTAACAGATAAAGTTTCTATCCGTTTGCCAAAAAATCCGACTGCCAAATCCGGTCATTTTGATATTTATGATGCCTATGGAAGACAGGTTGCCACTTCTGTTTTCAACAGCGATGTCCCGCAGAGCATCGAATGGAATGCAAAAGACCTTGTACCGGGAGTTTATTTTTGCCGGTTTCGTTGTGGCAGCGGGTATTTTTACGGAAAGTTTATTGCCGGCGGTACAGAACGGTAAACCTACCCTGACTTTTGCAGATTGTTTTATTCATAATTTCGGACCGGCTAAAAACAAAACCGCCGGTATGTTGTTGCATTAAACTAAAAAGAAATATCTCCCATATATACATTTTTTTCTGTCTTATTTTATTGTTAATACTTTCTATCATACTGCTTTCTGCCTACTACCTGCCGTTTTCAAACAATGTAGAACTTAACCATATAAAATCATGAATTCCAACGACAAAACTATCATGCTGGTGGAAGATAATCCCAGCGATGTAGAACTGACCAAAAGGGCATTGCTAAAAGAGCACATCCTAAACGAAATTATCGTTGCCGAAAACGGACAGGAAGCCCTTGATTATTTGTTTAGAACAGGAAAATATTCCGACAGAGATATTTCGAAGATGCCAGCTCTTATCCTTCTCGACCTAAAGCTACCACTCGTCGACGGGCTTGAAGTATTGAAACGAATAAGAGCCGATGAACGTACACGTAGATTATTGGTTGTTATGCTCACTTCCTCAAGAGAAGAAAAAGACCTGATAAAAGGGTATAACTTAGGTGTAAATAGTTATATTTGCAAACCTGTTGATTTTAATCAATTTGTCGAAGCAGTTAAATATCTCGGGCTCTATTGGTTAGTTATTAACGAAACGCCCCCTCTTTCAACTATTTAATCTCATATGGAACTACCGCTACATATACTGATTGTCGAAGATAAAGAAAATGACGCAGACTTAATCCTTCATAATATTAAAAAAACCGGCTCCACTATTGTTTCTGAACGTGTGGAAACTGCCGTTGAAATGCTTACAGCCCTTGAAAAACAATCTTGGGATGTTATCATCTGCGATTACAGCTTGCCACAATTTGATGCTCCGGCTGCACTCCGGCTACTCCAAAATTCCGGAAAAGATATTCCTTTTATTGTTGTTTCCGGAACCATAGGCGAAGAAACCGCAGTTGAAATGATGAAAGCCGGTGCACACGACTACCTGATAAAAAACAATCTTACCCGCCTGAACTCAGTTATTTTGCGCGAAATGGCCGAAGCCAAAATAAGGAAAGAACGCAAATATGCCATAGATACCCTGCGCGAAAATGAAAAAAGATATCGCGTTTTTATCAATTCCACCAACGACATGGCATTTTTAAAAAACAAAGATTTTAAATACGTGATTATTAACCGGGCTAATGCACGGTTTTTCGGAAAAGATGAAAAGGGCATCATAGGAAAAACCGATTTCGAACTGATGGGGAAAACGGCTGCCGAACAATGTCGTATATCTGATCGTTTGGCACTCACTTCTGATTCTGTAATCATCAGTGAAGAACATGTTGGCGAAAAAATATATGAAACGCACAAATTCAAAGTGCCCCTGCCCAACGCTACCTTTGGAATTGGGGGCTACATCCGTGATATTACCGAACATAAAAAAGCTCAGGAAGCACTCGAAAAAAGTGAAAAGACATTAGCAAATCTCATAAGTAATTTGCCCGGTTTTATCTACCGCTGTGCCAACGACCCAAACTGGACCATGGAATACCTTAGCGACGGATTTCTGAAGCTCACCGGATATTCCGCTGAAGAAGTCCTGGGCAACAAACGGCTCTCGTTTAACCAAATAATCTTTCCTGACGACAGAAACAGATTGTGGGAAAAATGGCAGATTATCCTGAAAGATCATCAGCTTTTCGAAGATGAATACCATATTATTACTAAAAACGGCACCATCCGAAATGTTTGGGAACGCGGACGGGGAATTTTCCGGGATAACCAATTACTCTATATCGAAGGATTCATCACCGACATCACCGAACGGAAGCAGGCGGAGGAAGACGTAAGACGCGAACGCATCCTGCTTCGTACATTAATTGATAACCTGCCGGATATCATTTATGTAAAAGATAAGGAAGCCCGCAAAGTTGTTGCCAACCGCGCCGATTTAGAATTAACCGGCTACTCTTCCGAAGCCAATCTCATTGGAAAAACCGATATGGAAATCTTTGGCAATGAAGTCGGAATTCGGGGATATACCGACGACATAAGCATCCTGCAAACCGGCAACCCAATAATTAATCGCGAAGAAGATTTTTATGACCCCAAAGGCATTCAACGATGGCTTATTACCTCTAAAATACCTCTGCGCGACGAACTTGGTAATATCATTGGATTAGTCGGCATGGGCCACGACATTACCGAACGTAAAAAAACAGAAAAAGCCTTAATTGAAAGCGAAGAGCGCTTCCGTAGCCTTTACGAAAACGCTACCATTGGTTTGTACCGGACGACTCCCGACGGGCAGATTATGCTTGCAAACCCTACTCTGGTTCAAATGCTCGGGTTCGACTCTCTGGAAGATTTGAAAAAACGGAATATTTCCGAAGAAGGCTACGCATTAGATTATCAACGCAAAACCTTTCAGGATACTATTGAAAAACAAGGATATGTTCACGGATTGGAATATGCCTGGAAACGCAAAGACGGCACCAATATCTTTATTCGCGAAAGTTCCCGGCTCATCCAGGATAAAAATGGCAAATCCCTGTATTACGAAGGGACAGTGGAAGACATTACCGAAAGCAAACATGCCGAACAATTACAAAAAGTGCTGTTCAATATTTCGAATGCGGCAATTTCCACCAACAACCTGAAAGAACTAATTGAAACAATAAAGCAGCAACTTAGTACACTCCTTGATACAAGCAACTTTTATGTCGCTTTTTATGATGAAACTACAGGAATGTTTTCTTCCCCTTATTATAGCGATGAGAAAGATGCTATCGAAACCTGGCCTGCCGAAAAATCGCTTACCGGTTGTATTATAAAATATAATAAGCCAATGCTTATAACCGATAAGGAATATCTTGAAATGAATAAAAAAGGGGAAGTTAATCTTATCGGCGAACCTTCTAAAATCTGGCTTGGCGTCCCGTTACAAGTAGAGGGTAAAGCAATAGGAGCCTTTGTTGTACAAAGCTATGATGATGTCAATGCTTACAGCGAGAAAGACAAAAATACCCTTGAATTTGTTTCACACCAAATCAGCATTGCTATTCAACGTACTAAAGCAATGCAGGATTTAAAAGCAGCCCTCGCCAAAGCCGAAGAAAGCGATAGGCTAAAATCTGCTTTTCTTGCCAACATGTCGCACGAAATACGCACGCCCATGAACGGAATTCTTGGTTTTGCCGATCTGTTGAACGACGATTCTATCCCGCCCGATGAAAAACGTCGTTTTATCAACATTATCAAAAACAACGGACAGCATCTTCTTTCAATTATCAACGATATCATTGATATTTCAAAAATCGACAGCAATCAGCTTAAAATAACTAACGTAAATTTCAACCTGAACCATTTGCTCGACGAGTTATTCATTGCGTATCAAAACGAAATTGTTCAGAAAGGGAAAACGGAAATTACCCTGCAACTCGACAAGACGTTACCGGATGCACAAAGTCAAATTATTTCTGATAATATTCGCTTACGGCAAATTCTGTTCAATCTGATAAGCAATAGCCTTAAATTCACTAAAAGTGGATTTATCCGTTTTGGTTATTCCCTTTCGGAAAACAACCTGCAATTTTTTGTTAGTGATACTGGAAAAGGCATTGCCAAAGATAAACAATCCATCATCTTTGAACGTTTTAGACAAGAAGAAGAAACCCATACCCGGCAGTTTGGGGGTACAGGTTTAGGGTTATCCATTTCTAAAGCGCTGATCGAACTGATGGGAGGAAAAATATGGCTGACTTCAGAAGAAAGAGAAGGCTCGGCTTTCTATTTTACCATTCCATACACTCCTTTCGTAGCCCAACCGGAACCAAGTCGTGAAAAGAGCCATCAAAAAAACGATTTCGATTTTAGCGACAAAACCATTTTGGTAGCGGACGATGTTCCGGTTAATCTCGATTTAGTTAAGGTATATCTGAAAAAAACGCAAGCCTCCCTGCTTTTTGCCAACGATGGTAAGGAAGCTCTCGAAATCTGCAAAAACAATCCGGCGGTGGATTTGGTTTTGATGGATATTCAAATGCCGGTGATGAACGGATATGAAGCTACCCGCGAGATACGCAAGCTCAATAAAGATTTGCCGGTAATCGCTTTTACGGCTTATGTTTTTGCTAACGATAAGGTTCAGTGTCTCGAAGCCGGATGCAACGATTTTATCCCAAAACCTATGGATAAAAACCTTCTTCTGAAAATGTTGAGTAAATATTTATAAAATCAGAATTTGCCATGTCTGGAAAAAAGAAATTTGCTAATATTACCAGTCTGCGAAACATTGTATTCCTATCGGGCGCCATGGTGCTACTGACAGGTTTGGTTACACTTGCCGGATGGATAAGCGGAAATTTGGCGCTTGCCGGAATTAGCGATAACTATATTCCCACGTCTTTTGCCTCCGCCATTTGCTTTATACTGCTGGGATCTATTTTATGTTTGGGGATTTGTTATTCATGCCAAAAAAAAACCAGAATCGTTATTGCCGTAATCATTACAATTATGGCTGTTTATGGTTTTTTGCAATTTAGCAGCGTTTTCTTTCATGCCGACTTTTTCATTGATCATCTTTTATTCCCTGTCCGGGGGAAAATAGACAATTTTCCCATCAACC includes these proteins:
- a CDS encoding MFS transporter; the protein is MSEPFLCESVKPTRTHYKILLMSWAGWVFDFYDLVLFTFLLIPIGNEFGFSQTELSYLMGTSLAATAIGGIIFGVIADKIGRKLTLQLTILTYSIGTFCSGFASSLWVFLIFRIITGLGVGGEWATGQTYVGETFPPKNRGRYCAFMQTGAPLGIALASVVGGLLAPGIGWRYCFFISVIPALLVVFIRRHLPESDLWHFQQQKGTVKKTVKHKNKISELLSPAYRKIFILALVLAIFDMTAYWLTYSWMPGYLHHERNFTMTKSAIWILVTQSGGFVGYFFFGFIADRLGRRPAYSIYSVIMAAGLLMITVFWKNIEMYPSIILGFMFLVGFGTGMFGGYGSLFAELFPTHIRSTAMGTAFNLARGIQFFTPVIIATIAIRYGLGGGIALASLFALLTGIWIWTFPETKGKKLHPE
- a CDS encoding T9SS type A sorting domain-containing protein, translating into MKHLFLLFGLFVSGFSLFAQDDSIFATVEGNAVTIWHTNVNRNCGSMYDMQYLLNDYHLFVYEKDTGAMAFCYCYFDLSLTIDSLSTGNYDVDVYGINFGNDTIADDTVYYGSTGFSITAGQGMPFRLASYQSTCQSSSVEETPHGNGNALLIFPNPVTDKVSIRLPKNPTAKSGHFDIYDAYGRQVATSVFNSDVPQSIEWNAKDLVPGVYFCRFRCGSGYFYGKFIAGGTER
- a CDS encoding response regulator, whose product is MNSNDKTIMLVEDNPSDVELTKRALLKEHILNEIIVAENGQEALDYLFRTGKYSDRDISKMPALILLDLKLPLVDGLEVLKRIRADERTRRLLVVMLTSSREEKDLIKGYNLGVNSYICKPVDFNQFVEAVKYLGLYWLVINETPPLSTI
- a CDS encoding PAS domain S-box protein; amino-acid sequence: MELPLHILIVEDKENDADLILHNIKKTGSTIVSERVETAVEMLTALEKQSWDVIICDYSLPQFDAPAALRLLQNSGKDIPFIVVSGTIGEETAVEMMKAGAHDYLIKNNLTRLNSVILREMAEAKIRKERKYAIDTLRENEKRYRVFINSTNDMAFLKNKDFKYVIINRANARFFGKDEKGIIGKTDFELMGKTAAEQCRISDRLALTSDSVIISEEHVGEKIYETHKFKVPLPNATFGIGGYIRDITEHKKAQEALEKSEKTLANLISNLPGFIYRCANDPNWTMEYLSDGFLKLTGYSAEEVLGNKRLSFNQIIFPDDRNRLWEKWQIILKDHQLFEDEYHIITKNGTIRNVWERGRGIFRDNQLLYIEGFITDITERKQAEEDVRRERILLRTLIDNLPDIIYVKDKEARKVVANRADLELTGYSSEANLIGKTDMEIFGNEVGIRGYTDDISILQTGNPIINREEDFYDPKGIQRWLITSKIPLRDELGNIIGLVGMGHDITERKKTEKALIESEERFRSLYENATIGLYRTTPDGQIMLANPTLVQMLGFDSLEDLKKRNISEEGYALDYQRKTFQDTIEKQGYVHGLEYAWKRKDGTNIFIRESSRLIQDKNGKSLYYEGTVEDITESKHAEQLQKVLFNISNAAISTNNLKELIETIKQQLSTLLDTSNFYVAFYDETTGMFSSPYYSDEKDAIETWPAEKSLTGCIIKYNKPMLITDKEYLEMNKKGEVNLIGEPSKIWLGVPLQVEGKAIGAFVVQSYDDVNAYSEKDKNTLEFVSHQISIAIQRTKAMQDLKAALAKAEESDRLKSAFLANMSHEIRTPMNGILGFADLLNDDSIPPDEKRRFINIIKNNGQHLLSIINDIIDISKIDSNQLKITNVNFNLNHLLDELFIAYQNEIVQKGKTEITLQLDKTLPDAQSQIISDNIRLRQILFNLISNSLKFTKSGFIRFGYSLSENNLQFFVSDTGKGIAKDKQSIIFERFRQEEETHTRQFGGTGLGLSISKALIELMGGKIWLTSEEREGSAFYFTIPYTPFVAQPEPSREKSHQKNDFDFSDKTILVADDVPVNLDLVKVYLKKTQASLLFANDGKEALEICKNNPAVDLVLMDIQMPVMNGYEATREIRKLNKDLPVIAFTAYVFANDKVQCLEAGCNDFIPKPMDKNLLLKMLSKYL